The nucleotide window ggacgctggggcagagtgagaaaaagaggggcagggagcaggacagaggggcagaggcaggaggaggacagagggacagagagacaaaagagggagacgaggactgggcagaggggagagaaagacgggggcaaggagcagagacacaaaggtgccaggaaaaggacggtcagatggagcgagaaacagggtcggggagcaggacaaaaggacaaagaaaaaggcgaggaagaaggaaggaaggataaaggtgggacagggaatgggacatacgcagtgaaacaaagcagaacagagaagagaggacagggattgaggaacagagagagagatgcaggctggtacacagagacggcgaaggtaagcaaaaccagcgacaggcaggaggacctggttctgacaacccatcgctcccggtgtcgcttccacggcctcaaaaaacgcgacgtgccgcaagacaagagaatgggagagtgaaagcaaaggcacgggaaacttaacgctcttagtaatttcactgagcatcacagcttacagttactcaatgtcttccggtgtcacagggtgaggtacaactgatttcgtctccatatctctggacagagcttttctcatatctgtggggggggggaagaaaaaaaaaaaagatattctaagacgacagtccttgcacaaagccacgttcagcgaattctctagtacaataaggtcgtttctaacccagaagatttcacagaatcatagagtatctcaagttggaagggacccatacggatcaccgagaccaagcccccgctccacgcgggactacctaaaactaaaccgtgcgactaagagcatcgttcagacgctccttgaactcctgacaggctcggtggctgcgaccgcttccctggggagcctgttccgtgactgaccgaccgccctctcagtgaaaagccttttcccaacgtccggtctgaacttgccctgacacagcttcgtcccgtttcctcgggtcctagtgccggtcaccggagagagcggaggtcagcgcctccccctccgccgtccccctcgaggaaggtgtagactgcgatgaggtcacccctcggccttcccttctccaagctgaacaaaccaagtgacctcagccgctccccctaagtctcgcctcggagacctctcgccatctcggtcgccctcctccgcgcacgctccgagagcgttgttcggcggcaccgctctcgactggaacctaacgctgcacgtaactcaactgagcggaaaggaaatgacgggctaaagggacaaatacacgatttaaggcagccgcaacgatggcagatgtctgtccgtagcccttctatttatttcacagcgctcctgcgtatcaaacgaacggtaccagagcagaaaaggtatacggcgtggccacgttacccctcggggaggacggcgaaaggagagaagatctagaaagaggaagcagctggtacttcgcttttggtaacagaattaacatcaatacgttccttccctttgaaattgaaaacgccacccaattctctgccactgttgaccaccgacacttgtaaatttctagtgaaacagctgaggaaaacaaagtttcaggtccctggctaggggaagaaaccaggcaagcgccgccgttccttccccccgacaacactagcaaaaaaaaacagccgctgggggcgagcgttcctccgaaagaaaaatcaggggagaaaccgcatttttattttcagcttacctacaggataaatgtctttgtagttgctacaaaacgtgtaaactgcacaaagattaagttttgtaaccgatctaaggttcagtacgaaaaactacctaaaggagtacgcaaagtcccactcatcaacaattatctgaccctgtttcatattaaaaaaaaaaaaaaaaaaaaaaaaaaagtaacactaatcacacagacaagcccaggaaccctcaacatgagaatctttccgttcagccggaggcagaacgagtacttaccacgggcatcctcatctggctctccgctgctagcagagcggcacgccaacgctgtccggtacacgccgtagtacgcctagttgcttctacgtatttaccgccgcctgatttgatactctcacaaagagatcgacgaaaaagccaccctttctttgaaaaaataaaaaccaaaaccacacagttaaggaacggtaggcgaacgtatttctaaatcataacccacggcttgcaggcagaccaagagcagctctgacgatgcggtacgctcatcaaacatctttcacgcaggaataacagatgtactcctttaccacgggacgcagccggcacagggacaaatttcatgctgtttttgtcacacgaccgtccttctgcaccagccagtgggttcagaattaaggacaggacaggctaaacgctcacacgagcctcctatccgtaagaaactattaaaaatagaaaaaaaaacttccacgttttagatcgcgttgccttagggactgcctccttcaaagcctgcctgttgggggggggggtgggggggcgcgtgtgcgcgcacgcacgcgcgtgaggcgtggaaatcggtcgcagaattcagttgcctaacgagagacggcccttctcctcgcaaggcaaacgtttcaaaacgtcgtactcttttccgattttaccggctggtactggggttgccctaccagcatgagttggggacccgtccctctgggtccgtgcgacgccaaattaaatattctgcaagtaaccgagcaggagatggaaagtaagctaagatgctctctgccgtacaacgtttgttcgccatcgtccccgagggaatcgcacaaagcccacgcttgccgaaccggtacgtcggaggccctacgggaaacggcgctgacgtttcgccaagctcttctcctgtcaagaagaggaccttttctgcggcatccctattggcgttcggcctgctttcggctcattctggcaggtcagctttcagagaaagcctgagatttcaaaccgccaagcaacattcaccattcttgctctctgactacggggaatttcagcgaatcggaacgctacttggagccacgttccgggtctgtttcgccgcaaaccaaatatctaagccatggaccgggcgcccgtagaaaaattactttaaaagattaaagacaagcacagtactcacttttctgaaatttcttccggtagcgccatcaatttagcggccgaacccagccgttgaaattccggtgcaacggagcgagcaggaacgtgtccgtgccgctcttccctggccacggagccttccgctctacccgttactgcgaacgtacggagcatcggcgcagcagcacctgtggaataacgcaccgcccacagctatacagaagaagaatccgagacgacggtagaagaccccagaccaaaagtcaccgcgggactaagggacgcgcggacagcgcgcgaggggcgggtgtccgggacccaagcgtggaacggccccgggatttctttgttcggggtccctctctttggaggcgccccgcccgggccgatcccgctgctgcacctttcagttacgttaattattttacaaaatccgacacccggagactgctgccggaagcctcgggtcgagcccggaggaggaggaggaggaagcgcgcccgagaagaagcgtgcgcgcgacaccgtgaacggggtgcgaacgctggggcggcagctgctcctcctcaaacagagacagagagagaaagaagagggggaaagccacagggtacagagggcagaagtggaaaagaggggccgggagccggacagagagaggtggagaaagaggccgtcggaagggaagggacgggctgcggggcagagggggacttgccggcgccaggttcgcggttccacccgataatcgtaaaggtctctgccaacctcgacgattcggtcgctttaaaaaacaatcgggatctcgaggcggaccg belongs to Grus americana isolate bGruAme1 unplaced genomic scaffold, bGruAme1.mat scaffold_906, whole genome shotgun sequence and includes:
- the LOC129201285 gene encoding uncharacterized protein LOC129201285 → MLSEITKSVKFPVPLLSLSHSLVLRHVAFFEAVEATPGAMGCQNQVLLPVAGFAYLRRLCVPACISLSVPQSLSSLLCSALFHCVCPIPCPTFILPSFFLAFFFVLLSCSPTLFLAPSDRPFPGTFVSLLLAPVFLSPLPSPRLPLLSLCPSVLLLPLPLCPAPCPSFSHSAPASRSPVLFPSVALSFYLSFSLLPSPVLSRSRFLFLFSVALSCSPCRCPSPYLSVRLPALILFSSLAVALPAQGRFCLSVPLPVLVCRSPSRCLSSCRFFLPLCQAPCPRPSLAVPFLASCFLARRRRPPHPAGCPFSPLF